The stretch of DNA TCGAGAAGGTGCAGTCGGCCGTCAAGGGCACGATTGCCCGGCAGGAAGCGGAAGCGCTCGAAGCCGCGCACTGATCGCGCCATCGAGATAACAGTTGACGAAAGCCGGCGGCAACGCCGGCTTTTTGTTTTGCGGGGGCTTTTGTTTTGGAGGAAGCTGCCTCACCACCTCCGCTGTCGTCCTCCGCGAAAGCGGGGGACCCAGTACGCCGCGCCGGTCGTGAGACGGCGCGCAATCACTACGGTCTCTGGAATACTGGATCGTCCGCCTTCGCGGACGATGACGACCGTAACCGTCATTGCGAGCGAAGCGAAGCAATCCATCGTGCGGCAATGCCGCCCGCCCTACTCGCCCCACTCCCGCGCCATCTTCGCCAGCGCGCACCCTTCGCAATAGCGGGCGTCCTTGTAGTCGATCCAGTTGTGCGCATAGACGCGATCGAGCGGGATGCCGTAACGCGCGCGCAGCACCTTCACGAGAATTTTCCACGCCGCGATTTGCGCTTCGGTCGGGCCGCGCGTCACGTCGGGAAAATTGCCGGCGAATTCGACGCCGACCGAATTGTCGCCGACCACCTGGCGATAGGTCGGGCCGTTGTCGATATACTTGTTGTCGTTGCGGTTGGCGCCGTCACCATGGGTCGGAACGAGATGTTCGGCGACCGCCCAGTACACCGATCCGTCGGTTTCGACCCAGACCATGACGCCGCGCCGGGTCGGGTTCTTCGACTGCGCCTGCGCGCCGCCGCGCGCGGAGCCTGCCGGTCCTTCGGTCTGGTGCACGATGATGTTGCGCCAGGGACGGGCCTTCGCGAGGTCGCCCCATGGCGCGAGCCAGACCATCTTCAACCCGGGTATGTCGGGTGTGCCGGACATGCGCGCGATCGCGCTGAGGTCGGGCGTTTGCGCGAAGGCGGATACGGAAAATGCGAGGGCACAAACCGCCAGCGCAAGCGAATGAAGGTTCATGTCTCACGGCCCGGTGACAGGCCTTGAGTAACACGCTCACGCGCGCTTGCGCAGCCCTATATCCGATAGTCCCCGCGTTTCGGGTTCGGCTGCCAGCGGCGGCGCCGGGTCGTAGGTCGCAAAGCGGTTGCGGCCGGCCTTCTTGGCGTCGTAGAGCGCATGGTCGGCAGCCGCGATCAGGCGGTCGGGATACGCGCCCATCTCGCGGGCCCATTGCGCGACGCCGATCGAGACCGCGATCGGAATGTCGTTGCCGGCGCATTGCTCGGCGTCCGCACGGCAGACCTCCAGCACGCGCCGCGCGATCATGGCGCCTTCGCGCAGCGTCGAGGACGGCAGCACGATGCAGAACTCGTCGCCGCCGGTCCGTGCCAGCATGTCGCCGGGCCGCAGGCGAGTCTGGGCCATCAGGGTGAAATGCTGCAGGCAGGCGTCGCCGGCGGCGTGGCCATGGGTGTCGTTGATGCCCTTGAAGCCATCGAGATCGATCACCAGCAGCGCGAAGGGCTGACCTGAGCGTTCGGATCGCGCGCATTCCTCCGTGAGGCGCTGCAACAGATAGCGGCGGTTGCCGACGCCGGTGAGATCGTCGAGCAGCGCGAGATCAGCGACCTCGTTGCGCAGCCGATCCATCGCCATCAACAGGAAGCCGAAATTCAGCGACATCGACAGGAATACCAGCATCAGGATGACGACCGATTGCGCCGGGCTGAAATGCATGTAGGAGAATCCGCCGTCCGCGCTGGTCAGCGCGCCGAACAGCCGGGCTGCGAAAATACCGAGGATGACAATGGTGACAATGCCGGCCAGCCGGGCGCCCGGATTGACGCGCCCCTCGTGCCGCGACAGCAGCAGCTTCAGGCTGCGCACCATCGGCAGCGCCTGGGCGATCGTAAAGACAGTCATTCGCGCCGGCACGCTGTCATGGACGAACGTGAAGACGCACAGGCCGGCCGCGCCAAGCCCGGTGATCAGCAAGGTGTCGCGCCAGGAAACCGGCTGATTGAAAAACTTGCGGATGCCCATCGCAGCCAGGCAGATCGCCAGGATCAATGCGGTGCCGGCAAACAGCAGCGGCACCAGCGAATCCGGGAAAACCACGCGCAGCATCGCCATCGCCGCGCCGGCCGCCGCCACGAATGCCGAACCGGTCCAGAACCGCGCGGCTTCGAACGACGGATAGCTGCGCATGACGTAGGCCCAGATCAGGCCCAGCGCGAGAAAATTGATAACGAACACCGTCCAAAGCGTCGGAACGCTCAGCATCGCGAACCCGGGACGCGCACGTCCCGTCTCCCCTGTTGTCTAACGACCGCTCAAGACTCCAGCCTTGGGCCTTCTCCCACGACGATTCTTGTTGTCTTGCCCCGCCGTCTTGCGGGACAAGGTGCATCTGCGCCGCTTAACGGACCCTGACTGTCGCCGGCCAATCCAAACCGTGGTTTTGAATTGATGAAGATCGACGTTGGGACATCGTTAAGCATGATGCGTGCGCATGCGAACGGCGATGACGAGGCTCGTTTCGGCACAAAATCGCATCAAAATGCATAACAACTGTGGATAACGTGATGACAACGCCATGACAGCACGCGGCATGAGCCTGCGAATCTGCTGGGATTGTCATCGAGGATGTTGCGAGGCTGGCCCTCCGCCAAGCATGCCTCGGTGTCGCGTTTCAATCCATGAAAACCTTGAGAGGATACTATGGCTAAGAAAGCGAAGAAGGCGAAGAAGGCCAAGGCGAAGAAGGCCAAGAAGTCGAAGAAGAAGTGAATTTTGGCCCGGGTGGAGTGCTCAGCTCCGCCCGGGCTCCCAACTCCGGGTGCAATTTGGAGAATGGCGGGCCGCGGGTCCGCCTTTTTCATTCCGGATCTGTCCTCCCGTCGTCCCTGCGAACGCACATCGGCGCTAAAATAGTGTTGCGGGTCGGAATCGTTTGTGATTCCAGCGTGTCATGAGGCACGAATCACTGGTGAATGAGGACTGGGCGAACGTTGTCGCCCGGCTTGGCGGGGTGGAAACGCTTGAAGTTACGGCGCGTAAGACGAGAGCGTTTTTGCGTCCGCGTGAGATCACCAATGCGGTGGATTTGCTGAGATTGATCTTGGCTTACTGTCTGTGCGAGCGCGGATTGCGCTCGACCGTTGCATGGGCGACATCGGTAGGTCTTGTCGATATTTCCAACGTGGCTCTGCTATATCGACTGCGTCAGTGCGGGGACTGGTTCGCAATGCTGGTGGGTCAGGTACTTGCGGCCACTGCCCCGTCAGCGAGCCGGGGACGAATGATCCGCATCATCGATGCCACTTCGGTGCCGAAGAAAGGATCGGAGGCCAGGAAGAAGAACAAGGTGTGGCGCATCCACAGCGCGTTCGATCTGCCGCAGGAACGCTTTGGCCACTTCGAACTGACCGATCAGCGGGCGGGCGAGACGCTCGACCGGATACCGGCGGTGGCTGGAGAGATCCGCCTTGCCGATCGCGCCTATTTGCAACCGGACCGCATGGCGACCCTGCTCGAAGCCGGAGCGGACCTCGTGATCCGGGCCGGCTGGAAGAGCGCGCGCTGGCTCGATGCCGAAGGTGAGGTGTTCGATCTCCTCGCCGCGTTGCGCAAGGCGGCAGTCCGCGGGCTGATCGATCGGCCGATCTGGGTAAAACGCAAGCGCGGCGCACCTCTCGCCTTGCGTCTGGTCGCCATCAAGAAGCCGGTGCAGGCGGCTGCCGACGCGCGACGCAAGGCGCGCCGCGACGCACAGCGAGGCGGTCACCAACTCTCGAAGCAAACGCTCGAGGCCGCCGAATGGGTGATCCTGATCACCTCACTCAAGCCCAAGGACTTCGCAACCGCCGATGTCCTGGCCCTATATCGCCTTCGATGGCGGATCGAACTCGGCTTCAAACGATTGAAGAGTCTGATCGGCCTGAAGGGACCGCCAGGAACCGATGAAGGCTCCGCCAGACCCCACGTTCTGGCTCATCTATTGGCCATTCTGCTGCTCGAGCCGTTCATCGACGAACTCGAGGTCTCTCCCCGCTTGGCCGAAGCCGCCTGACGCCGCCTGGCGCTTGGCGTCTGCTTCAGAATCTCGTCGCCTCGCTGCTTCAGGCGATTATCCCACAGCCCACAATCGCCTGCCTGCGCCGGTCAAAGTCGGCGCTCCAGCGCCATCTTCGCGAACCCCCAAGAAAACGCACGTATCAAACAATGATCCAACTACCTTAGCGCCTATGTGCGAACGCAGGGACCCACAACCACCGTCCTCCCTAACAGCAAACGACGACTGCCACAGCGCCCAAAGGAAAAGCCGCGGCGTATGGGTCCCTGCGCCCGTGCGCAATTGCGCACTACGCAGGGACGCCGTGTGGAGATGACAGCGCGCGACATCTGCGCCACGCATTGCGAAGCAGTCAGCGCTCCGCCAGCGCGAGCTTGGCGCCGAGTGCGGCAAATCCCGCCGCAAAGCTCCGGCGCAGCCAGGCCATCGCCTCCGGGCGGGTGATGACACGGTCGCGCAGCGAGGCTGCGAACAGGCCGTAGACCGCGAACACCGCAAACGTCATCGCCATGAAGGCTGCGCTCAATTCCAGCATCCGCGCCAGCGGGTGCGGCTCGTCGACGGCCACGAACTGCGGCAGGAAGGCCAGGAAGAAGATCGACAGCTTTGGATTGAGGATGTTGATCAGGATCGCGGTTGCGATGACGCGGCGACTGGAGCGCGCCGAAGCCGTGGGGCGCGTATCAATCGACAGCGCGCCCGTCTCGCGCAACGCCTGCCAGGCCATGTAGAGCAGATACGCAACGCCGCACCATTTCAGCGCGGCAAACGCCAGGGCGCTCGTGTGCAGCACCGCGGCAAGCCCGAGCATGGCGGCCAGCATGTGCGGCAGGATGCCGAGCGTGCAGCCAAAGGCCGCCGCAACGCTCGGCCGCGCGCCCAGCGTCAGCGCCACCGCGAGCGTATAGAGCACGCCGGTGCCGGGTGAGGCGACCACGATCAGCGAGGTCAACAGGAACGACAGCGTCATGCCCTGCCATTAACACGGCGGCATACGGCAGGGAAGCGGCGCGCGGCGGCTTCTTACGAACGCGGCCGCGCCTCGTCGTTGCGGCGCCTTTCATACAGCATCCGTTCGGCCTCGCGAATCACGTCGAGCGGCGCCCACGGCTTGGACCAGAACTGCACGCCATCGGGCAATTCCTGATGCAGCGGTTTGCCCGAGGTGACGATCACTCCCATGTCGGGATTGTACTTCCGGGCGATGTGCGCGAGCTCAACGCCGTCCATGTTGCCGGCGAGCTGCACGTCGGTCATCATCAGGACCAGACTGCCGGCCGCGCGCTCCAGCACCAGCTCGGCGGCCTCCGCACTCTCGCATTCGATGACATCGACCTCGCTCTCTTCCAGCAGCAGGCAAATCATGTCCCGTTGCATCGGATCGTCTTCGACAATGAGGGCCGTCGCGCGATGGGGTTTTGATTGTCCCATATGAGCCTCCTCTGGATTCGCGCCGGTTTGGCGATGCCCCTTCTGTCGGGTAGTCGACGTTAAGGCCCGAAGCGCTTTATTGTTCAGTTCCAATTTGCGAAAGTTGCGGAACCCCGCCTTCCTTCTCGACCTGCATGGAGTTCACCCAATGACTGCGATATCCGGAAGTGCGGCCGCCGTGACCGGCGCTGCCAGCGGCATCGGCCGCGCGCTGGCGCTGGAACTGGCCGCGCGCGGCTGCGATCTCGCGCTGGCCGACCGCGACGAGGCTGGGCTGCAGCAAGTGGCCGCCGAGATCGGCAAGGCGGGCGCGCGCCAGATATCGACCCACCGCGTCGATGTCGGCCAGCCCGCCCAGATCCAGGCATTCGCGCACGCGGCCATTGCCGCCCACCCCCGGCTCAACATCGTCATCAACAATGCCGGTGTTGCGCTGCTCGGCGCCTTCAACGAGGTCGACCAGGCGCAGATGGAGTGGCTGATCAACATCAATTTCTGGGGCGTGGTGCACGGCACCCGCGCGTTCCTGCCGCATCTTTCGACGCAGCGCGAGGCGCATATCGTCAACCTCTCCTCGATCTTCGGCATTCTCGCCCCGCCCGGCCAGACCGCGTATGCGGCGGCAAAATTCGCGGTGCGCGGCTTTTCAGAAAGCCTGCGGCATGAGCTGGCGATGGCGAAAAGTCCGGTGAAACTCTCGGTGGTGCATCCCGGCGGGGTATTGACCAACATCGTGCGCAACTCCCGCACCGGCAGCGGTATCGCCGACAATGCGCGCCGCGCCGAATCCATCGACCGCTTCGATGCAATCGCCAAGACCACGCCGCCGATTGCAGCCCGGCGCATCATCACCGGCATCGAGAAAAACCAGCCGCGGATTCTGATCGGCAACGACGCGTGGTTCATGGATCTGTTGCAACGATTTCGTCCGGCGACGTATTGGGCGGTGCTGGCGAAGCGGATCGGGAGGACGGCGGAGCGGGAGGGGAAGTGAGTTCGGCATGCGGATGGTGCCCCTTCGCAGGATGGGTGGAGCGAATCGATACCCATCAATGCCGACGTGTGCGGCGATGGGTTTCGCTGTAGCGTGCCCACCATCACGAGCGAACGTGAAATGGTGGGCACGGCGCTGGCGCGCCTTTGCCTACCCTACCAAGTTACGAAGCGACGAGGCTCTTATCGCCCGACCAGCCTGTCGGCAAAATACCCGATCGTCTTGCGGTAGATCGTGGCCCTGTTCCACTCGCGCATCGCTTCGAAATTCGCGGTGCCCTCGCCGTAGGGCGCGCCGCCCTTGAAGCCGCTCGTGTGCAGCAAGTTCGCGGTGGAGGCGAGCACGTCGGGGACGCTGTGACGCAAATCGACGTGGCCGTTGCCGTCGAAGTCGACGCCGTACTTGATGTAGGACGACGGCAAGAATTGCGTCTGGCCGATTTCGCCGGCGTAGGCGCCGATCAAATCGCGCAAGGGCAGATCGCCGCGCTGCACGATCTTCAGCGCCGCCAGCAGTTCGCCCTGGAACAGTTCGGTGCGGCGGCAATCATGCGCCATGGTGGCGAGCGTGCGGATGACCGGCATTTTTCCGATATCACCCTTGCCGAAATCCGACTCCAGCCCCCAGATCGCGACCACGATCTCGGGCGGCACGCCAAACTTCTGCTCGATGCGCGCCAGCAGCGAGCCATGCCGCTGCAGCATCTGCCGCCCGATGTTGATGCGCCCGGGGCCGACGCGGGTGGAGACATACTGCTCGAACGATTTGTTGAAAGTGCCGCGCTGGCGGCGGTCGAAGGTCAGCACCGCCGGATCCTGCGTGATGCCGGCAAAGGCCTGACTGATCACGGCCTGCGAGACGCCGGCCGCTGCCGCCTCCTGCGACATCGCGGAAACGAAGGTGTTGAAATCGCCGCCGCAGCGGGCGGCGTAGGTCGGGGTGGAGCAGATGACGGCACTGAGGAAAATGGCCCAACGAATGATGCGCATGCGAATCCCTTGTTAGCTCCCGCTCCGATCATGGCATGGAAAATAGCGCGCGAAACCCCGTCGTCCCCGCGCACGCGGGGAGCCATACGCCGCGGCCGATATTGTTAAAGCGGACTGGTTGACGGCTTGGCTTCAACAATTGCCGACTGTGGTTATGGGTCTCTGCTTTCGCAGGGACGACGACACAATTAGCCCCCTACTCACTCCCCGCCGTCGATCTGGCGGCCCATCAGCGCGATGGCTTTCTGATAGACACCCGCGGCATTCCAGGCCTGGATGGCAGCAAAATTCGGCTCGCCCGGCTGGTAGCCTGCGCCCGCGCGCCAGCCATGGGCCTTCAAGAAGTTCGCGGTCGAGGAGAGCGCATTGGCGGCGTTTTCGAGATTGCCGGTGCCGTAGGCCAAAATGGCTTTGGGCATGAACTGGGTCTGGCCGACTTCGCCATGCATGGAGCCGCGCTGGGCTGGCGAGAGCGCGCCGCGATCGATCAATTGCAGCGCCGCGTAAAGATGCTCGGTGAAATATTCCGAACGCCGGCAGTCATAGGCCAGCGTCGCGATCGAGGCGAGCATGTTCTGGTTGCCGCGCTGGCTGCCGAACCCGGTCTCCATGCCCCAGATCGCAAGCAGCGGCCCCGGCGGCACGCCGTAGCGGCTCTGAATGGAGGCAAACAGCGCGCCCTGCGACTGCTTCAACTGCCGCCCTCTCGAGACGATGGTCGTAGCTCCCCGCTTGGCGAGAAACTGATCGAGCGAGAGATTGAAACTGCGCTGGCCGCGGTCGGCATTGATGGTCGCCTGCGCGTAGTTCGTCGCCATCAGCGCCTGGATGGTCGAGGCGCTGATGCCCTTGGCTTGCGCCTCGCGAGCGAATTCCTGCTTCCAGGCAGCAAAGCCGGCGGACGAGCTGCCGCATTGGGCGGCGCGGGCCTGCGAGTTGAAGCATGCGAACATTGCCAGAGTGGCGCTGAAAGCAAATGCGAGGCGGAGCATGGAAAAGCCATTCCTTAAGAGAGCACTGCAAATAAGCATCGGCTTCTAGCACGTCCTTGGCCGCGCTTCGAGCGGTTGCGGCAAACGCACGGGCAAAATCTCCCCGAAAACGGCCATGATTGCGACTAATTTGAACCGGGTGGTGTTCTGCCGCGACCCTTACGAGTCGTATTTCGTCCCGCCCTTCCCCTCGATCGTTTCTCGAACCAATGGATTTCCCATGGGCTTACCGCGCATACTGTTCAGGCCGATCCTCCTGCTGCTCGCCTTGTCGCTTGGCGCGATGACGAACGCTTCCGCGCAGACGCGCGACGTGGCCGGCGCAAAAGATTATCCCGGCATCGGCCGGTTCGGCGGCAGCGTCATCACGGGCTATCAGGTGAAGGATTTTGACGCGGCGCGGATACAAGGAGCCGCCTTCAAGGACGGCCAGCCCACCGACGCGCGGCGGCTGGAAGGCCGCATCACCCGCATCGCCTATCGCACCAATCCCGGCCCCTCGATCCTGGAAGTGTCGCGCAATTTCGAGACGCAACTGGCAAAGGCCGGCTTCGAAACGCTGCTTGCCTGCGACACCGAGGCCTGCGGCGGCATTCCCTTCTCGGAAGCGATCGACGCGCTGCCGATCCCGCAGATGTGGGTGGACGGCTTCAACTATCGCTATTTTGCGGGGCGCAAGACCGATGGCGGGCGCGAGACCTATGCCAGCCTCATCGTCAGCGAGAACAACCGCGACATCTATGCGCAGCTCGTGATCGCCGAACTCGGCGCCATCCAGAACAAGATGGTGGATGCGGCGGCAATGGCAAAGGGCCTCGGCGAAGCCGGCCACATCGCACTCTACGGCATCTATTTCGACACCGACAAGGCGGTGGTCAAACCCGAAAGCCGCCCGACGCTCGAACAGATCGCAAAACTGCTGACGGGCCAGCCGCAGCTCAACGTCTTCATCGTCGGCCACACCGACAACCAGGGCGCTTACGACTACAATCTCGATTTGTCGCGGCGGCGGGCTGAGGCGGTGGCGGCGGAACTTGTGAAGAACTTTCGTATTGTGCAGGCGCGGCTGAAGACCGCCGGCGTAGGATTTCTGGCGCCGGTCGGCTCCAATGCCAACGAGGGCGGCCGCGCGCTGAACCGGCGGGTGGAGTTGGTGGCGCCGTAGGGCCCGCGGGAACTCGAGCCAGGCGCGCAGCAGGAACGAACTTTCAGCCAACCGCGGAAGTCTCGTAGAATGGGCCGCGCCAGCGAGAGGCGAGCTCTCGCGCCGGGGACCGCGTTGGAGCATTGCCTGTTCCGCATTCAATCTGCCCCGCTGATCAGGAATAAAATCATGTTAACCTAAGGATGTTTCTTCATCTGATAGGATACTTTTTGAATAGCAACTGTTCTTGTTTTGTTCTAAGGTGGCTTTATGGCATCCTCGACGCAAATCGAATGGACTGACGCAACCTGGAATCCTGTCACGGGTTGCACAAAGATCACTCGTGGCTGCGACTTTTGCTATGCGGAGCGTTTTTCAGAACGCTTTCGAGGAGTCCCTGGCCATCCGTTTGAAAATGGTTTCGACCTAAGACTACGACCGGAGCGGCTAACCCAACCGCTAAGCTGGCGACAGCCGCGCCGTATCTTCGTCAACTCTATGAGCGACCTCTTTCACAAAAACATACCTAGACCCTTCATTGATTCGATATTCGACACAATGGAGGCTGCTGACTGGCATACGTTTCAGGTTCTAACCAAGCGCAGTTCGCTTATGGTCCGATATCTTCGCGATCGATACGGCATAGGCAAAGCACCCTCGCATATTTGGTTGGGGGTATCCGTCGAAGACGCGAAAAATGCAGTTCGATTGAAGCATCTCCTCGCTGCACAGGCATCCGTCAAATTTGTCTCCTTCGAGCCTCTGCTAGGTTCTGTAGGCAAGATCGATCTCAAGGGAATCGACTGGGCCATTGTGGGCGGGGAGAGCGGCCCGAGTGCACGTCCTATGGCAGAAGAATGGGCGATAGAAATTCGAGATCACTGCCGTTCGGCCAAAGTCGCGTTCTTCTTTAAACAATGGGGCGGCGTTCGGCCTAAGTCCGGCGGTCGACTTCTTAGGGGCCGCGAGTGGAACGACTATCCTCGTGTGTCTTGCCTTAAACCTGTGGTTTCTTCCTTGCCACCAGTTGATTTTAACGCGAATTAGGTCTGGACTTGGCAGGATCAGACAAAATCCATTAGGCAGCTTCGGATGCAGCCAAGAACGACAATTTGGGAACTTGAGCCGCATACCGCGGCAAAGCATGAGATTCTCCGTCGATATATTCAGGCTTGGGCACCAATCCTAAGCCAAGGAAATTTTCCTCATCTCGTTTTTGTTGATGGATTCGCTGGGCCAGGCCGCTATTCGGAAGGCGAGGAAGGCTCACCTGTCATCGCGGCAAAGGCCGTAATCAATCAGCTCCGCCCAATCAAAGCCAAGGTCGATTTCCATTTCATCGAACTCGATGAGAAACGGTCCGATCACCTCGCTACCGAGATTGGGTTACTAACATTCCCGTCAAATGTCTCGGCCAAGATCCACGGCGGCCGTGCCTTTCAAGACACGTTCCCTGAGGTTTGGGACAGCTATGCATCCAGGCCAGGTCGTTCGCGACCACCGACATTCGTGTTCATCGACCCGTTTGGATTTAAGATACCCTTTTCGAATGTAGTGAAAGTGCTAAGCGCACCAAGCTGCGAGGTGTTGATCACCTTCATGTTCGAGGAGATCAACCGATTCCTGTCACAA from Bradyrhizobium sp. AZCC 1693 encodes:
- a CDS encoding SDR family NAD(P)-dependent oxidoreductase, yielding MTAISGSAAAVTGAASGIGRALALELAARGCDLALADRDEAGLQQVAAEIGKAGARQISTHRVDVGQPAQIQAFAHAAIAAHPRLNIVINNAGVALLGAFNEVDQAQMEWLININFWGVVHGTRAFLPHLSTQREAHIVNLSSIFGILAPPGQTAYAAAKFAVRGFSESLRHELAMAKSPVKLSVVHPGGVLTNIVRNSRTGSGIADNARRAESIDRFDAIAKTTPPIAARRIITGIEKNQPRILIGNDAWFMDLLQRFRPATYWAVLAKRIGRTAEREGK
- a CDS encoding LysE family translocator, giving the protein MTLSFLLTSLIVVASPGTGVLYTLAVALTLGARPSVAAAFGCTLGILPHMLAAMLGLAAVLHTSALAFAALKWCGVAYLLYMAWQALRETGALSIDTRPTASARSSRRVIATAILINILNPKLSIFFLAFLPQFVAVDEPHPLARMLELSAAFMAMTFAVFAVYGLFAASLRDRVITRPEAMAWLRRSFAAGFAALGAKLALAER
- a CDS encoding peptidoglycan recognition protein family protein yields the protein MNLHSLALAVCALAFSVSAFAQTPDLSAIARMSGTPDIPGLKMVWLAPWGDLAKARPWRNIIVHQTEGPAGSARGGAQAQSKNPTRRGVMVWVETDGSVYWAVAEHLVPTHGDGANRNDNKYIDNGPTYRQVVGDNSVGVEFAGNFPDVTRGPTEAQIAAWKILVKVLRARYGIPLDRVYAHNWIDYKDARYCEGCALAKMAREWGE
- a CDS encoding response regulator, which encodes MGQSKPHRATALIVEDDPMQRDMICLLLEESEVDVIECESAEAAELVLERAAGSLVLMMTDVQLAGNMDGVELAHIARKYNPDMGVIVTSGKPLHQELPDGVQFWSKPWAPLDVIREAERMLYERRRNDEARPRS
- a CDS encoding lytic murein transglycosylase — encoded protein: MRIIRWAIFLSAVICSTPTYAARCGGDFNTFVSAMSQEAAAAGVSQAVISQAFAGITQDPAVLTFDRRQRGTFNKSFEQYVSTRVGPGRINIGRQMLQRHGSLLARIEQKFGVPPEIVVAIWGLESDFGKGDIGKMPVIRTLATMAHDCRRTELFQGELLAALKIVQRGDLPLRDLIGAYAGEIGQTQFLPSSYIKYGVDFDGNGHVDLRHSVPDVLASTANLLHTSGFKGGAPYGEGTANFEAMREWNRATIYRKTIGYFADRLVGR
- a CDS encoding DUF5131 family protein, coding for MASSTQIEWTDATWNPVTGCTKITRGCDFCYAERFSERFRGVPGHPFENGFDLRLRPERLTQPLSWRQPRRIFVNSMSDLFHKNIPRPFIDSIFDTMEAADWHTFQVLTKRSSLMVRYLRDRYGIGKAPSHIWLGVSVEDAKNAVRLKHLLAAQASVKFVSFEPLLGSVGKIDLKGIDWAIVGGESGPSARPMAEEWAIEIRDHCRSAKVAFFFKQWGGVRPKSGGRLLRGREWNDYPRVSCLKPVVSSLPPVDFNAN
- a CDS encoding transposase gives rise to the protein MIRIIDATSVPKKGSEARKKNKVWRIHSAFDLPQERFGHFELTDQRAGETLDRIPAVAGEIRLADRAYLQPDRMATLLEAGADLVIRAGWKSARWLDAEGEVFDLLAALRKAAVRGLIDRPIWVKRKRGAPLALRLVAIKKPVQAAADARRKARRDAQRGGHQLSKQTLEAAEWVILITSLKPKDFATADVLALYRLRWRIELGFKRLKSLIGLKGPPGTDEGSARPHVLAHLLAILLLEPFIDELEVSPRLAEAA
- a CDS encoding OmpA family protein translates to MGLPRILFRPILLLLALSLGAMTNASAQTRDVAGAKDYPGIGRFGGSVITGYQVKDFDAARIQGAAFKDGQPTDARRLEGRITRIAYRTNPGPSILEVSRNFETQLAKAGFETLLACDTEACGGIPFSEAIDALPIPQMWVDGFNYRYFAGRKTDGGRETYASLIVSENNRDIYAQLVIAELGAIQNKMVDAAAMAKGLGEAGHIALYGIYFDTDKAVVKPESRPTLEQIAKLLTGQPQLNVFIVGHTDNQGAYDYNLDLSRRRAEAVAAELVKNFRIVQARLKTAGVGFLAPVGSNANEGGRALNRRVELVAP
- a CDS encoding lytic murein transglycosylase, whose protein sequence is MFACFNSQARAAQCGSSSAGFAAWKQEFAREAQAKGISASTIQALMATNYAQATINADRGQRSFNLSLDQFLAKRGATTIVSRGRQLKQSQGALFASIQSRYGVPPGPLLAIWGMETGFGSQRGNQNMLASIATLAYDCRRSEYFTEHLYAALQLIDRGALSPAQRGSMHGEVGQTQFMPKAILAYGTGNLENAANALSSTANFLKAHGWRAGAGYQPGEPNFAAIQAWNAAGVYQKAIALMGRQIDGGE
- a CDS encoding GGDEF domain-containing protein, giving the protein MLSVPTLWTVFVINFLALGLIWAYVMRSYPSFEAARFWTGSAFVAAAGAAMAMLRVVFPDSLVPLLFAGTALILAICLAAMGIRKFFNQPVSWRDTLLITGLGAAGLCVFTFVHDSVPARMTVFTIAQALPMVRSLKLLLSRHEGRVNPGARLAGIVTIVILGIFAARLFGALTSADGGFSYMHFSPAQSVVILMLVFLSMSLNFGFLLMAMDRLRNEVADLALLDDLTGVGNRRYLLQRLTEECARSERSGQPFALLVIDLDGFKGINDTHGHAAGDACLQHFTLMAQTRLRPGDMLARTGGDEFCIVLPSSTLREGAMIARRVLEVCRADAEQCAGNDIPIAVSIGVAQWAREMGAYPDRLIAAADHALYDAKKAGRNRFATYDPAPPLAAEPETRGLSDIGLRKRA